A stretch of DNA from Thermanaerothrix sp.:
AGCTTGAAGCAGCCCGTCAATCGATTCTTACGGAAGAGATGAAGGTTTGTGCAGCCGCAGAACAGGTTCGTCCGGAGGTGGTTCTGGGAAAACTTCAAACAGGGCATGCCGTGCTCCCTAAAAACAAACGGCATTCCCTTGTTCGACCAATGATAGTGGGCGAAGATTTTTCCGTAAAGGTGAACGCTAATATTGGCACTTCTCGGGGGTATTCTTCGTTGGAAGAGGAACTTGAAAAGATGGAGGTGGCCATCGAAGCCGGGGCAGATGCTCTGATGGTCCTTTCTACCTGGGGATCCCTGAAGGAAATACGCCAGCGTGTTGTGGAGCGCAGTCCCGTTCCGGTAGGTTCTGTTCCTATTTATGATGCGGCGGTGGAGGCCTATCATCAAGGGAAACGGGTTATCGATTTTGCGGAAGGGGATTTTATCGAGATGGTCCGGAACCACGCAGAGGATGGTGTTGATTTTATGACCATCCATGCAGGAATAACCCGGCGGGTACTGGAGTGCCTTCCAAAAACCCAGGCAGGGTCCCCTCTTTATCACTCTCGTCGATACATCCCTCTGGTAAGTCGCGGGGGAGCCATCCTTGCTGGCTGGATGCGGCAAAATAAACAGGAGAATCCTTTTTATCATCATTTTGATGAG
This window harbors:
- the thiC gene encoding phosphomethylpyrimidine synthase ThiC; its protein translation is LEAARQSILTEEMKVCAAAEQVRPEVVLGKLQTGHAVLPKNKRHSLVRPMIVGEDFSVKVNANIGTSRGYSSLEEELEKMEVAIEAGADALMVLSTWGSLKEIRQRVVERSPVPVGSVPIYDAAVEAYHQGKRVIDFAEGDFIEMVRNHAEDGVDFMTIHAGITRRVLECLPKTQAGSPLYHSRRYIPLVSRGGAILAGWMRQNKQENPFYHHFDEILDIAREYDVTLSLGDALRPGAIHDATDQAQIEELFELQALVERARAQGVQVMIEGPGHVPLDEIETDINLMKKIGKGAPVFVLGPLPTDRGVGYDHIVAAVGGALAGFYGADFLCYVTPSEHVSLPGIAEVREGVVAARIAATIADVARHHPGALALXSRMSLARSRLDWEEMFATAIHPERARKYYEDRPYKEEGCSMCGPFCAIRIGESLGS